ACCAGCCAGCATGACGTCGGCGGCATCGCCATCGACCGTCAGGGCACCCCGTTACCACAGACGACCGTAGAAGGCTGCGAGCAGGCTGATGCGATTTTATTTGGTTCCGTTGGTGGCCCGAAATGGGAACACCTGCCGCCTGCAGAGCAGCCGGAGCGCGGCGCGCTGCTGCCGCTGCGTAAACACTTCAAATTATTCAGCAACCTGCGTCCAGCCAAGCTGTACCAGGGTCTGGAAGAGTTCTGCCCGCTGCGTGCGGATATCGCCGCCAACGGTTTCGATATTCTGTGCGTTCGTGAACTGACCGGCGGCATCTACTTCGGCCAACCAAAAGGCCGTGAAGGCAGTGGTCAGCACGAGAAAGCGTTTGATACCGAGGTGTATCACCGTTTTGAGATTGAGCGTATCGCTCACATTGCGTTTGAGTCTGCCCGCAAACGTCGTCACAAAGTCACTTCTATTGATAAAGCCAACGTGCTGCAGTCCTCAATTTTGTGGCGCGAAATCGTCAGTGAAATCAGCAAGCAGTATCCCGACGTTGAACTGGCGCATATGTACATCGACAACGCCACCATGCAGCTGATTAAAGATCCGTCTCAGTTCGACGTTCTGCTGTGCTCCAACTTGTTTGGCGACATCTTGTCCGATGAGTGCGCCATGATCACCGGTTCTATGGGCATGCTGCCATCCGCCAGCCTCAACGAGCAAGGTTTCGGCCTGTACGAACCAGCCGGCGGCTCCGCTCCGGATATCGCAGGCAAAAACATCGCTAACCCGATCGCGCAAATCCTGTCGCTGGCGCTGCTGCTGCGCTACAGCCTGGATGCCGATAACGCGGCAACGGCAATTGAGAATGCAATCAACCGTGCATTAGAAGAAGGCGTGCGTACCGGCGATTTAGCTCGCGGTGCGGCAGCGGTCGGTACC
This Klebsiella sp. RHBSTW-00484 DNA region includes the following protein-coding sequences:
- the leuB gene encoding 3-isopropylmalate dehydrogenase, which translates into the protein MSKNYHIAVLPGDGIGPEVMNQAMKVLEAVRNRFDMRITTSQHDVGGIAIDRQGTPLPQTTVEGCEQADAILFGSVGGPKWEHLPPAEQPERGALLPLRKHFKLFSNLRPAKLYQGLEEFCPLRADIAANGFDILCVRELTGGIYFGQPKGREGSGQHEKAFDTEVYHRFEIERIAHIAFESARKRRHKVTSIDKANVLQSSILWREIVSEISKQYPDVELAHMYIDNATMQLIKDPSQFDVLLCSNLFGDILSDECAMITGSMGMLPSASLNEQGFGLYEPAGGSAPDIAGKNIANPIAQILSLALLLRYSLDADNAATAIENAINRALEEGVRTGDLARGAAAVGTDEMGDIIARYVAEGV